One part of the Vidua macroura isolate BioBank_ID:100142 chromosome 14, ASM2450914v1, whole genome shotgun sequence genome encodes these proteins:
- the F9 gene encoding coagulation factor IX → MANAPLILSMCLLGACLAAENTVFIGSQEASSVLQRQRRANSNRLEEVIPGNLERECIEEKCSYEEAREVFENEERTMQFWQTYVDGDQCNPNPCKNGAVCKDEINSYVCWCPAGYEGKNCEIDFTCAIKNGGCKHFCSHQPPQRVVCSCAAGYKLHEDGKSCEPTVPYPCGRITAPEAKRKLTRSMNTFEHWNITGDDPDDGPGEVQDNATESSAAASTRITPVLRTGTRVVGGSDSMKGEVPWQVLLVNSEGLGFCGASIINEKWVVTAAHCLKPGYTHNLTAVAGEHDVRSDDHTEQLRKVVTLLPHPTYNASINEYHNDIALLELDRPLTFNSYVTPICLGSREFTNALLKQGVGTVSGWGKVLFRGRKATTLQVLKVPFVDRPTCLKSTSTTILQNMFCAGFPSGGRDTCEGDSGGPYTTEIEGTWFLTGITSWGEECALPGKYGIYTRVSKYVKWIKQTTRLP, encoded by the exons TGTTCATTGGGAGCCAAGAGGCCAGCTCGGTGCTGCAGAGGCAAAGGCGAGCCAACTCCAACAGGCTGGAGGAGGTCATTCCCGGGAACCTCGAGAGGGAGTGCATAGAAGAAAAGTGCAGCTATGAGGAAGCCCGAGAAGTGTTTGAAAACGAAGAGAGAACG atGCAGTTTTGGCAAACATACGTTG ATGGGGATCAGTGCAACCCCAACCCATGCAAGAACGGAGCCGTTTGCAAGGATGAAATCAATTCCTACGTGTGCTGGTGCCCGGCTGGCTACGAGGGCAAGAACTGTGAGATAG acTTCACGTGTGCTATCAAAAACGGAGGCTGCAAGCACTTCTGCAGTCATCAGCCCCCACAGAGGGTTGtgtgctcctgtgctgctggctaTAAACTGCATGAAGATGGGAAGTCCTGCGAACCTAcag TGCCATATCCCTGCGGGAGGATCACGGCTCCTGAAGCCAAGAGGAAGCTCACCCGGTCCATGAACACCTTTGAGCACTGGAACATCACGGGTGATGACCCTGACGATGGCCCCGGGGAGGTGCAGGACAACGCCACGGAAAGCAgcgctgctgccagcaccaggaTCACACCTGTGCTCAGGACGGGCACGCGCGTTGTCGGCGGCTCGGACAGCATGAAGGGAGAGGTGCCCTGGCAG GTTCTGCTGGTGAACAGCGAAGGCTTGGGCTTCTGCGGCGCATCCATCATCAACGAGAAGTGGGTGGTGACAGCAGCACACTGCCTGAAGCCGGGCTACACCCACAACCTCACTGCTGTGGCAG GTGAACACGACGTCAGGAGCGACGACCACACGGAGCAGCTGCGCAAGGTGGTGACGCTGCTGCCCCACCCCACGTACAACGCCTCCATCAACGAGTACCACAACGACATCGCCCTCCTGGAGCTGGACCGGCCCCTCACCTTCAACAGCTACGTCACCCCCATCTGCCTGGGCAGCCGCGAGTTCACCAACGCGCTGCTGAAGCAGGGCGTGGGCACGGTCAGCGGCTGGGGCAAGGTGCTGTTCCGCGGCCGCAAGGCCACCACCCTGCAGGTCCTCAAGGTGCCCTTTGTGGACCGGCCCACCTGCCTTAAGAGCACCTCCACCACCATCCTGCAGAACATGTTCTGCGCAGGCTTCCCGTCcgggggcagggacacctgcgagggggacagcggggggcCCTACACCACGGAGATCGAGGGCACCTGGTTCCTCACGGGGATCACCAGCTGGGGAGAGGAGTGTGCCCTGCCCGGCAAATACGGCATCTACACCAGGGTCTCCAAGTACGTGAAGTGGATCAAGCAAACCACGAGGCTCCCCTGA